A single window of Anopheles moucheti chromosome 2, idAnoMoucSN_F20_07, whole genome shotgun sequence DNA harbors:
- the LOC128302717 gene encoding uncharacterized protein LOC128302717, giving the protein MSLTVADTTTPAETVPSSTSTEERNNKGVRQQPITLILPTSGKLFFEKKQEFQLCKPQLLPLKSFSLEKLERMHQEAQRQLQETRARTAAANTGHKF; this is encoded by the coding sequence ATGTCCCTAACCGTGGCCGATACGACGACACCAGCTGAAACAGTACCATCATCAACCAGTACGGAGGAACGCAACAACAAGGGTGTGCGACAGCAACCGATTACTCTAATTTTGCCCACCAGCGGTAAGCTGTTTTTCGAGAAAAAACAAGAGTTCCAACTTTGCAAACCCCAGCTGCTCCCCCTGAAGTCGTTCAGTTTGGAGAAGTTGGAAAGAATGCACCAAGAAGCGCAGCGACAGTTGCAGGAAACTCGTGCCCGAACCGCTGCTGCGAATACCGGCCACAAATTCTAA